The window GTGCGATGAGACAGAATCCGCAGGCCAGTAATGCGGATGCGATCTGTAACCATGCCTTTTTGGCGTGGAAACCGTAACGACGCAATAGGTTGAGTGCAGAGTAAAAATACGGTGGCAGAGTCAGCAATACGGCTATGGACGCGATATTACCGAACAAGGACTGGGTGTTGCCGCCCTTGGAAAGCAACATCAGCACCACCAAGAGCACGCTCATCATGATTGATGAAAATATTAAGCCCATAACCGGGGTTCCGTGGTGGTTTTTGCGCCCGAAAACTTCAGGCAATGTTCCATCGCTTGCGGCCCTTGAACCGGCCTGTGAGACCAGCATCATCCATGAGCCGAGCGAGGCCAGACAGGCAAAAGCGGTTACAGCGGAAACGATTTTTGGAACATACGCAGAAAATGGCATCCCCGCACAAATATGGCCCATTGCCAAAGAAAAAGGTGCCCCTGACGCAGCCATTTTGTCAGCCGGAAACATACCGGATATGGCGGTGCAGGAAAGGATATAAACCACCCCGGCCAATGCGGTGCCGATCATGGTTGATAAGGGGATTGTGCGTTTTGGATTCTTAACCACAGCAGTGTTTACGGCCGCACTTTCCACCCCGATAAAACTCCAGATGCATAAGATGATTGCCGCCAATACTGCTGAGTCCGGGGTATGTCCCTGAACCAACCAGTTGGCGTTGAACTGGGCCGAATCAAAGAACGCCCAGCCTGCTGTTCCGGTAATTATCACCGGGATCAACAACAAGACGACTCCCACAGAAACCAATCGGCCGATCCAATCCGCGCCGAGGATGTTGATTCCGGTAAAGAACCAGATGATCGCGATGGAAGTAATGCCGGATGCAATCGGGTCCTGCAAAGCTGGAAAGAATACAGAGAGATAATCCACCCCGGTAATGGCAATTGCCAGATTCCCGATCCAGTTGGCGTGGTAATAGAGAAGCCCGGACTGATACCCGAGAATAGGTGCCACCTCACCGGAGTAAGCAATGGGACCGCCCTCCTGCGGATCTTCCATGCCCAGACGCGAATATACGTAGGCCAAGGCCAGCGCGCCGACCAGAGCCACACCCCAGCCGATGATGGAAATACTCCCGATGGAAGCAAGGTTTGCCGGGAGCAATGCAATGCCCGAACCCATCATGTTACCGGCGACTACCGCCGTACAAGCAACTACACCCATTTTCTTATGTTCAGCTGACATATCTTGTTCCTCCATGCCTTCGGCTACTTTACTTAAGTTCAGTATGCTTTCTCACTGCCCTGCCGTAAAAATAAAGCGGAACAGAGGTGAACACCACAACACCTACTATTAAAAATCCGATATACCCTGCTGAAGCCATGAAACCTTCATCAAGTACTGTTTTGGGCGGAATAAAACCGAAAACAAATACAAATATACAGGTTACGATTGCCAGTCCTGACACCAGCCATATTCCGGGCTTGCCACCGGGTATGGTGTAGCCCCTTTTCACGTCCGGTCGGCTGTAGCGCAGCTTGATGCCAGCCGCGAACATGAGCAGATACATGATCAGATAAAGCTGCACAGCCAAAGCGCTCATAAGCATGAACGCGCTGGAAACCGTGGGCATAAAAAGAATCGCACAGGAAACAATGGCTGACAGTCCGCTCTGAATGAGCAGGATGTTGGTAGGTATCCCGTATTTATTGGTCTTCCGCCAACGGCTTGGCAGATAACCTTCGCGGGCAACTTCACGAATCCCCTTGGACGGCCCCACCATCCAGGTGATGACCATGGTCAAGGCCCCGTAAGCCATCAAAAAACAAATGACCGGGGTCATGTATTCCATTTTATGAATCTGGAAGAGTTTATCGAAAGCCTGACAGACTCCGGCACTGAGACTGACCCCATCCGCCGGAACCACCATGGCGATAGCGAGTGAACCCAACGCGGAAAGGCCGATAATCAATGCACTGGCTGCAAAAATAGCCTTAGGATAATTGACAGCCGGATTACGCACTTCATTTACGTGTACTGCGGACATTTCCATACCTGTAAATGAAATAAGCATAGCCGCCAGCAGCATGAGTTGTTGCAAATTTTCAATGTCCGGCATAAGCGCGGCAGGGGTAAAAGGAATCTGAACAGTACCACCGGATGCTACATGATCGATACCCAGCACAATAATCAAGATACCGGGAACGATTGTTCCGGCAATGGCACCTGAAGTACTGAAAAAGGCGGATAATTTCATGTCCCGGAAATTCAGGAATGTCGCCAGCCACAAGGCAACCTGAATTACCGCCACAATGAACCATTTATTAGAGGCAAGCTGCGGATCAAAGGTATA is drawn from Desulfovibrio sp. JC022 and contains these coding sequences:
- a CDS encoding amino acid permease, with translation MGRSHSKQKLSVFTLMMINVAAILSLRALPGLAEYGWGLIFYLALGSLSFFIPSALVAAELASGWDDEGGVYLWVKEAFGPKWGFVAIFMQWVENLPWFPAVLAFAGSAIAYTFDPQLASNKWFIVAVIQVALWLATFLNFRDMKLSAFFSTSGAIAGTIVPGILIIVLGIDHVASGGTVQIPFTPAALMPDIENLQQLMLLAAMLISFTGMEMSAVHVNEVRNPAVNYPKAIFAASALIIGLSALGSLAIAMVVPADGVSLSAGVCQAFDKLFQIHKMEYMTPVICFLMAYGALTMVITWMVGPSKGIREVAREGYLPSRWRKTNKYGIPTNILLIQSGLSAIVSCAILFMPTVSSAFMLMSALAVQLYLIMYLLMFAAGIKLRYSRPDVKRGYTIPGGKPGIWLVSGLAIVTCIFVFVFGFIPPKTVLDEGFMASAGYIGFLIVGVVVFTSVPLYFYGRAVRKHTELK
- the cadB gene encoding cadaverine/lysine antiporter; this encodes MSAEHKKMGVVACTAVVAGNMMGSGIALLPANLASIGSISIIGWGVALVGALALAYVYSRLGMEDPQEGGPIAYSGEVAPILGYQSGLLYYHANWIGNLAIAITGVDYLSVFFPALQDPIASGITSIAIIWFFTGINILGADWIGRLVSVGVVLLLIPVIITGTAGWAFFDSAQFNANWLVQGHTPDSAVLAAIILCIWSFIGVESAAVNTAVVKNPKRTIPLSTMIGTALAGVVYILSCTAISGMFPADKMAASGAPFSLAMGHICAGMPFSAYVPKIVSAVTAFACLASLGSWMMLVSQAGSRAASDGTLPEVFGRKNHHGTPVMGLIFSSIMMSVLLVVLMLLSKGGNTQSLFGNIASIAVLLTLPPYFYSALNLLRRYGFHAKKAWLQIASALLACGFCLIALSGAAKDALIGCMIVMLCTFIFYVGKDRTEFERKMKELS